A region from the Mucilaginibacter sp. CSA2-8R genome encodes:
- a CDS encoding Hsp70 family protein, translated as MDTYLYGIDFGTTNSALAIYNETTRQIEHTLLIPSLIYFAEHRNADGSPSFVVGEEAIAAYLAEGMKGRFIKSVKQVLSRPSFTETRIQNRRYNAAELVAIILSELKMRADRLTGQDVRKAVIGRPVHFDDDSLQKDTLAQTRLSKAAALAGFKDVRFQFEPIGAAFAYERTLKRRERVLVADLGGGTTDFTYLTLDPQKADYQDRKSDMMATGGIYVGGDSLDAAFMWERGTPYFGKHTQYEATPGKRLTVPKSLFGRICSWEQMNFFNGPRIQKELEDYYYFSGKDAKFKNLMTLIEHNLGYSVFQAIEQAKISLSGNEQAVFRYHQLGIDIEEDVLLAEYESIVGKEVRRIADYLDQFMRDKHIAPGDIDSLFLTGGTSQVKSIRQLFQSRFPEAALNTGDHFRSVATGLAYSGYLFNSK; from the coding sequence ATGGATACTTATTTATATGGCATTGACTTCGGAACAACCAATTCGGCCCTGGCCATTTATAACGAAACCACCCGGCAAATCGAGCACACACTGCTGATTCCGTCGTTGATCTACTTTGCCGAACACCGGAATGCGGACGGATCGCCCAGCTTTGTGGTAGGTGAGGAAGCCATTGCCGCTTACCTTGCCGAAGGTATGAAGGGGCGCTTTATTAAATCTGTGAAACAGGTTTTGTCCCGGCCAAGCTTTACCGAAACGCGTATCCAAAACCGCCGATACAATGCTGCAGAACTGGTAGCAATCATCCTCTCAGAGCTTAAGATGCGGGCAGATCGCCTAACGGGTCAGGATGTGCGTAAGGCAGTCATCGGGCGACCGGTTCATTTTGATGATGACAGTTTACAAAAAGATACCTTGGCGCAGACCCGGCTAAGCAAAGCCGCCGCGCTGGCGGGGTTTAAAGATGTACGTTTCCAGTTTGAACCTATTGGCGCTGCCTTTGCTTACGAACGAACTTTAAAGCGCAGGGAGCGGGTACTGGTTGCCGATCTGGGCGGTGGGACAACAGATTTTACGTACCTGACCTTGGATCCGCAGAAAGCAGACTACCAGGACCGGAAAAGCGATATGATGGCTACCGGCGGAATTTATGTTGGTGGCGATAGCCTGGATGCGGCGTTTATGTGGGAAAGAGGAACGCCTTACTTTGGAAAACACACCCAATATGAAGCCACGCCGGGTAAGCGTTTAACCGTACCCAAGTCGCTTTTTGGCCGGATCTGTTCTTGGGAGCAAATGAACTTCTTTAACGGGCCGCGCATTCAAAAAGAACTGGAGGACTATTATTATTTTTCGGGCAAGGACGCGAAGTTTAAAAACCTGATGACGCTTATTGAGCACAACTTGGGCTACTCCGTCTTCCAGGCTATTGAGCAGGCCAAAATCTCACTATCGGGCAATGAACAAGCGGTGTTCAGGTATCATCAACTCGGTATTGATATTGAAGAGGATGTTCTGTTGGCAGAGTATGAGTCTATTGTCGGTAAGGAGGTTCGTCGGATTGCAGACTACCTGGACCAGTTTATGAGGGATAAGCATATTGCTCCAGGTGATATTGACAGCTTGTTTCTTACGGGCGGAACTTCCCAGGTAAAGAGCATCCGGCAACTATTCCAGAGCCGCTTTCCTGAAGCTGCGCTGAACACCGGAGATCACTTTAGGAGTGTGGCCACCGGGCTGGCTTACAGTGGCTATTTGTTTAATTCGAAGTAG
- a CDS encoding zinc-dependent alcohol dehydrogenase: MLAMNYRGPFRIRADRDKPTPQIEHPFDAIVRVTRSLICGSDLHLYHGMVPDTRVGMTFGHEFTGVVEEVGSGVQKLKVGDRVLVPFNIACGTCPFCKQELYGNCHESNPEATAVGGFFGYAHIAGGYDGGQAEYVRVPFADVSPTVIPEGMDIEDAVLLTDVVPTGYQAAEMGGIQKGDTVVVFGAGPVGIMAARCAWLFGAGRVIVIDHLDYRLEFVKNYAYCEAYNFKDMDDPVVFIKKQTDWFGADVCIDAVGCDASGSAMQTITGKKLLLQAGSATALHWAINSVKKGGIVSVIGVYGPPFNMVPMGSLMNKGITLRTNQASVKRLLPKLIDHVMAGRLNPKGIITHRLPLEEISDAYHIFSAKRDNCIKPLLIPPRAALA; the protein is encoded by the coding sequence ATGTTAGCAATGAATTACCGGGGCCCTTTCAGGATCAGGGCCGACCGGGATAAGCCCACCCCCCAAATTGAACACCCTTTTGATGCAATTGTACGAGTCACGCGGTCATTGATCTGCGGATCGGATCTTCACTTGTACCATGGTATGGTACCGGACACCCGGGTTGGGATGACTTTTGGTCATGAATTTACTGGTGTTGTAGAAGAAGTGGGATCGGGAGTACAGAAACTTAAAGTAGGCGACCGCGTGTTGGTACCGTTTAACATTGCCTGCGGTACATGCCCATTTTGTAAGCAGGAGTTATACGGTAACTGCCATGAGTCCAATCCGGAAGCTACGGCCGTAGGCGGCTTTTTTGGCTATGCACACATTGCAGGGGGCTATGATGGCGGGCAGGCAGAGTATGTTCGTGTTCCTTTTGCCGATGTGAGCCCCACTGTTATTCCGGAAGGGATGGACATTGAGGATGCCGTTTTGTTAACAGATGTTGTACCCACAGGCTACCAGGCTGCCGAAATGGGTGGTATCCAAAAAGGCGACACGGTGGTTGTTTTTGGTGCCGGGCCGGTAGGTATTATGGCAGCCAGGTGCGCATGGCTGTTTGGTGCCGGCCGGGTAATTGTGATCGACCATTTAGATTACCGGCTTGAGTTTGTTAAAAACTATGCTTACTGCGAAGCTTATAACTTCAAAGACATGGACGACCCGGTGGTATTTATTAAAAAACAAACGGATTGGTTTGGTGCTGATGTATGTATTGACGCGGTAGGGTGTGATGCATCTGGTAGTGCTATGCAAACTATTACCGGTAAGAAGCTGCTCTTACAGGCAGGCTCAGCTACGGCATTGCACTGGGCTATCAATTCAGTTAAAAAGGGAGGCATCGTTTCTGTAATTGGTGTTTATGGTCCGCCATTTAACATGGTGCCCATGGGAAGCTTGATGAATAAGGGAATTACACTGCGTACTAATCAGGCTTCGGTTAAAAGGTTACTGCCTAAACTGATTGATCATGTGATGGCAGGCAGGTTAAATCCTAAAGGCATTATTACCCACCGTTTGCCGCTTGAAGAAATTTCGGATGCTTATCATATATTTTCTGCTAAGCGGGATAATTGCATTAAACCACTTTTAATTCCACCAAGAGCCGCACTGGCTTAA
- a CDS encoding glucose 1-dehydrogenase, which yields MSKLKNKVAVITGGNSGIGFGIAEAFYDEGGIGTIIGRNQKTLTHAASQLGGNFISINADVTSLADLERAFKDTAEKFGKIDVLVANAGAGTTGTVADVSEADYNKTMDLNLKSVYFTVQKALPYMSDGGSIILIGSNAAHRAYPSFGLYGAAKAAVIFLAKSFSNDLLARKIRVNVITPGTTDTPAFDKFVPAEQIEAVKQHFAGTMPIGRIGQPSDIGKTAVFLASDDSSFMLGAELIVDGGMTYLAK from the coding sequence ATGAGCAAATTAAAGAACAAAGTCGCCGTTATTACAGGTGGCAATAGCGGTATCGGATTTGGTATTGCCGAAGCGTTTTATGACGAAGGCGGCATCGGAACCATTATTGGCAGAAATCAAAAAACTTTAACCCATGCCGCATCTCAGCTCGGAGGTAATTTTATCTCTATTAATGCAGATGTGACCAGCCTTGCCGACCTGGAAAGGGCGTTTAAAGATACAGCTGAAAAGTTTGGTAAAATAGACGTATTAGTGGCCAATGCAGGTGCCGGCACTACCGGAACTGTAGCAGATGTAAGCGAAGCTGATTATAATAAGACGATGGATCTTAATTTGAAAAGCGTTTACTTCACTGTTCAGAAAGCGTTGCCATACATGTCTGATGGTGGTTCCATCATCCTGATCGGGTCAAATGCCGCTCATCGGGCCTATCCATCATTCGGGCTTTACGGTGCTGCAAAAGCCGCCGTGATATTTTTGGCCAAAAGTTTCTCCAACGACCTGTTAGCAAGAAAAATAAGGGTTAACGTAATTACGCCAGGTACTACAGATACCCCTGCTTTTGACAAGTTTGTTCCGGCCGAACAGATTGAAGCTGTAAAACAACATTTTGCAGGTACAATGCCCATAGGCAGAATCGGGCAACCATCAGACATCGGTAAAACAGCGGTATTCCTGGCTTCTGATGATTCTTCGTTTATGCTGGGTGCCGAACTTATTGTTGATGGTGGGATGACTTACCTGGCTAAGTAA
- a CDS encoding Crp/Fnr family transcriptional regulator translates to MSNFEVLYQYVEELSGLKLSAEEKQLFVTHFKPKRIRKRQFFLQEGDVCKYTGFIVKGAAKTFTVDEKGHEHILKLSVETWWLVDFESFYKKIPSRFNIEALEDMEILQITHDVVEEFIKPIPAFSAMQNVLSQNYTIAVQKRTQSSISQTGEERFQELVHDYPHFLQRFPQNLIASYLGLTPESLSRIRKSSLK, encoded by the coding sequence ATGTCCAATTTCGAAGTCCTTTACCAGTATGTCGAAGAGCTATCCGGCTTGAAGCTTTCAGCGGAAGAAAAACAATTGTTTGTGACACACTTTAAACCAAAACGAATCCGAAAGCGGCAATTTTTTTTGCAGGAAGGAGATGTTTGTAAGTATACCGGCTTTATTGTGAAAGGTGCTGCAAAAACGTTTACAGTAGATGAGAAGGGGCATGAGCACATCTTAAAACTGAGCGTAGAGACTTGGTGGCTGGTTGACTTTGAAAGTTTTTATAAAAAAATACCAAGCCGTTTTAATATTGAAGCGCTTGAGGATATGGAGATTTTACAAATTACTCACGACGTTGTTGAAGAATTTATCAAGCCTATCCCTGCATTTTCTGCAATGCAAAACGTACTCAGTCAAAACTATACTATCGCCGTACAAAAGAGAACCCAATCGTCTATCAGTCAAACCGGCGAAGAACGTTTTCAGGAACTTGTTCATGATTATCCCCACTTTTTGCAGCGGTTTCCGCAAAATTTGATCGCATCTTATCTCGGCTTAACGCCGGAAAGTTTGAGCCGGATCAGAAAGAGCTCTTTAAAGTAA
- the uvrA gene encoding excinuclease ABC subunit UvrA, with protein sequence MDKTDLTGFVRVKGAREHNLKNISVDIPRDALVVFTGVSGSGKSSLAFGTLYAEAQRRYLESVSPYARRLFNQMSIPEVDDIEGLPPAVALQQQRGAVSTRSSVGSVTTISNLLRMLYSRAGDYPAGQDIIYAESFSANTPEGACTECHGLGRVYQVTEQSMVPDDSLTIRQKAVAAWPTAWGGQNQRDILTSMGINVDVPWRELPKKTRDWILFTDEQPQLPVYPGLDLEKTQKAIKHKRQPDYMGTFTGVKRYVMQTFATTQSQLMKKRVAQYMLSSECPLCLGKRLRKESLSVKFAGLDIADMSKQTLAQLHQLFEPYAAGQMQSGQHADHPEKLIVTRRIAQDLCARLNIMLDLGLGYLTPERNTPTLSPGELQRLRLATQVRSNLFGVVYVLDEPSAGLHPADTASLLRALDKLKVAGNSLFVVEHEIDIIRHADWIIDVGPGAGQHGGQILYSGRPDGLQKVESSITRKYIYNESAKVTGPVRKPNGWLKLEGLTRNNLNELDAAFPLGVLTSVTGVSGSGKSTLVSQVLVELVAAQLGLKLTEAEEETDPLADERVITLGGQITDGMQHIKRLVVVDQKPIGRTPRSNLATYTGLFDHVRKLFAATKLAKSRKYDAGRFSFNVVKGRCPHCEGEGFVMIELLFLPSVYAPCPTCDGTRYNSQTLEVLYKDKNIADVLNMTVDEAADFFDEELAISRALQVVSEVGLGYLRLGQSATELSGGEAQRIKLATELQRAQHGQTLYILDEPTTGLHPSDVERLLKQCNRLVDAGNTVIAIEHDMMVVAKSDWVVDIGPDAGDKGGTIVAQGIPEDVANSKQSKTAPYLRNTIHSKS encoded by the coding sequence ATGGACAAAACAGACCTGACCGGCTTTGTACGCGTTAAAGGCGCAAGGGAGCATAACCTGAAAAACATTAGTGTAGATATCCCGCGTGATGCGCTGGTTGTTTTTACCGGTGTTTCTGGCTCAGGTAAATCATCGCTCGCCTTTGGTACGTTATATGCCGAGGCGCAGCGACGCTATCTGGAGTCGGTATCGCCTTACGCCCGCAGGCTCTTCAATCAAATGTCTATTCCCGAAGTGGATGACATTGAAGGCTTGCCGCCGGCAGTGGCTTTACAGCAGCAGCGCGGCGCCGTGAGTACGCGTTCTTCGGTAGGTAGTGTAACCACCATATCTAACCTGTTAAGGATGCTTTACTCCCGTGCCGGTGATTATCCTGCCGGCCAGGACATTATTTATGCGGAGTCTTTTTCTGCCAACACGCCTGAAGGTGCCTGCACCGAGTGCCATGGCCTTGGCCGTGTTTACCAGGTTACTGAACAGTCTATGGTTCCGGATGATAGCCTGACTATCCGCCAAAAAGCGGTAGCAGCCTGGCCAACCGCCTGGGGCGGACAAAACCAGCGCGATATACTAACATCCATGGGCATTAATGTAGATGTGCCCTGGCGTGAACTTCCTAAAAAAACAAGAGACTGGATTTTATTTACCGATGAACAGCCCCAGCTACCTGTTTACCCGGGGCTGGATCTTGAAAAAACCCAAAAAGCAATTAAGCATAAGCGGCAACCCGATTATATGGGCACTTTTACCGGTGTAAAGCGTTATGTGATGCAGACTTTTGCCACTACGCAAAGTCAGCTGATGAAAAAACGCGTCGCGCAATATATGCTAAGCAGTGAGTGCCCGCTTTGCCTGGGTAAACGCCTCCGGAAAGAGTCATTGTCGGTAAAATTTGCTGGTTTGGATATCGCCGATATGTCTAAACAAACATTAGCCCAACTACACCAGCTATTTGAGCCGTATGCTGCTGGCCAAATGCAAAGCGGACAACATGCCGACCATCCTGAAAAATTAATTGTTACCCGGCGTATTGCCCAAGATTTATGCGCACGCCTCAATATTATGCTCGACCTGGGTTTAGGCTATTTGACGCCGGAACGCAATACGCCCACCCTATCACCAGGCGAATTACAGCGTTTGCGACTGGCTACGCAGGTTCGGTCTAACCTGTTTGGTGTAGTCTATGTGCTTGATGAGCCCTCCGCCGGTTTGCACCCTGCCGATACTGCCTCTTTGCTGCGTGCCCTGGATAAGCTTAAGGTCGCAGGTAATTCCCTGTTTGTTGTTGAGCATGAAATTGATATTATACGGCATGCAGATTGGATTATTGACGTTGGCCCCGGCGCCGGCCAGCATGGCGGACAGATATTATATAGCGGCAGGCCGGATGGTTTGCAGAAAGTTGAAAGCAGTATTACACGAAAATATATCTATAATGAAAGCGCAAAAGTAACCGGCCCGGTGCGTAAACCCAATGGCTGGCTAAAGCTGGAAGGTTTAACCAGAAATAATTTAAATGAACTGGATGCCGCTTTTCCGCTTGGCGTACTGACCAGCGTAACCGGAGTATCCGGTTCAGGAAAAAGCACCCTGGTTAGCCAGGTATTGGTTGAGCTGGTAGCAGCACAATTGGGGCTTAAATTAACAGAGGCGGAGGAAGAAACAGACCCGCTGGCAGACGAAAGGGTGATAACCCTGGGCGGACAAATTACTGATGGCATGCAGCACATCAAACGGCTGGTGGTGGTGGATCAAAAGCCTATCGGCCGTACGCCGAGGTCTAACCTGGCTACGTATACCGGTTTATTTGACCATGTCCGTAAACTATTTGCGGCTACTAAACTTGCCAAAAGCCGAAAGTATGATGCCGGCCGGTTCTCTTTCAATGTGGTGAAAGGCCGGTGCCCGCATTGTGAAGGTGAGGGCTTTGTGATGATTGAACTATTATTTTTACCCAGCGTATATGCCCCTTGTCCTACCTGTGATGGTACCCGTTATAACTCGCAAACGCTGGAGGTATTGTATAAAGACAAGAACATTGCAGACGTACTAAACATGACGGTTGATGAAGCAGCTGATTTTTTTGATGAAGAACTTGCTATCAGCCGGGCCTTGCAAGTGGTGAGCGAGGTGGGGCTGGGTTACCTGCGCCTTGGGCAATCAGCCACCGAGCTTTCGGGCGGCGAGGCACAGCGGATTAAGCTGGCCACCGAGTTACAACGGGCGCAACACGGCCAAACGCTTTACATACTGGATGAGCCCACCACAGGACTTCACCCGTCTGACGTAGAACGGTTGCTAAAGCAATGTAACCGTTTGGTTGATGCAGGTAATACCGTGATTGCTATTGAACATGATATGATGGTGGTTGCTAAAAGTGATTGGGTAGTTGACATTGGTCCTGATGCTGGTGACAAAGGTGGCACCATAGTGGCTCAAGGTATTCCTGAAGATGTTGCTAATAGTAAACAAAGCAAAACGGCACCGTATCTGCGCAACACAATCCACAGTAAATCATAA